In Chryseobacterium lactis, a single genomic region encodes these proteins:
- a CDS encoding TonB-dependent siderophore receptor: protein MKKLTIGAVLLTSMLTFAQEKDTIKSNDIEEVIVNGRYYKKYVEKEGSSSLRLDEALIKIPQNISIITNKALEDQQVTTLSDGVLRNVAGAQRLEHWGDMYTRVNMRGSRAAAFMNGVNVTSTWGPLSEDMSYVDHIEFIKGPSGFLMSNGEPSGIYNIVTKKPTGNSLNGTARITLGSFNMYRGEADIDTKITDKVAFRLNLMAQNKNSFRDYEFNDRYIINPSLKVKLSDKTTLTAEYIYQKAKMSEVGSAYVFSFQGYKAKPVGYTLTDPGIEPTKVDNNTINVNLQHKFNENWKLTSQLTYVNEYTMGSDLWPSMFEGNHMIRRLNYWEADNTMKFGQIFLNGLVKTGPVSHKILAGLDLGSKKYMADWSQGYNLDKYNANGDYDALTNPVADKRYWYNVDTLNYDINGSGNYGGPNGTYKAFDGKSKSLTERAGAGSTINQNYTGLYLQDELGFLDDALRLTLAARYTNVKETNYGTKSEANRITPRIGLSYSIDQNMSAYALYDQSFVPQAGLFRDGTTATPLTGDNIEVGLKKDWLGGKWNTTLSLYNINKNNEITGDPDLTNNPNGKYSILLGKTRVQGVEFDLKGEIVKGFNAIFNYAFTENKFTETTATRKKGDRVPGYAKHTANGWLNYTFSNNVLEGFGLSFGGTYMADRSSWDWGSTNTLQMADYVKFDAGASWENSKFRVNFNVFNVFNRYLYSGSPYAGYYYYQADAPRNFRLSIGYKF, encoded by the coding sequence ATGAAAAAACTGACGATAGGAGCTGTATTATTAACTTCAATGTTAACATTTGCTCAGGAAAAAGATACGATTAAATCTAATGATATTGAAGAAGTAATTGTCAACGGTAGATATTACAAAAAATATGTAGAAAAGGAAGGTTCATCTTCTCTTCGACTTGATGAGGCGCTTATCAAAATTCCTCAGAACATTTCAATTATTACGAACAAGGCATTGGAAGACCAGCAGGTTACTACCCTAAGCGATGGTGTTCTAAGAAATGTTGCCGGTGCACAAAGATTGGAACACTGGGGAGACATGTACACCAGAGTTAATATGAGAGGTTCCAGAGCAGCAGCTTTTATGAATGGAGTAAATGTAACCTCAACCTGGGGACCATTAAGTGAGGATATGAGTTATGTGGATCACATTGAATTTATTAAGGGCCCGTCAGGATTCTTAATGTCAAATGGAGAACCAAGCGGAATTTATAATATTGTAACTAAAAAGCCTACCGGAAACTCACTGAACGGAACGGCTAGGATAACTCTGGGAAGTTTTAACATGTACAGAGGAGAAGCAGATATCGATACCAAAATTACAGATAAGGTTGCTTTCAGGTTGAATTTAATGGCTCAAAACAAAAACAGTTTCAGAGATTATGAGTTTAACGATCGTTATATTATTAATCCTTCATTAAAGGTAAAGCTATCTGATAAAACTACCTTAACAGCTGAGTATATTTACCAAAAAGCAAAGATGTCTGAAGTTGGTTCTGCCTACGTATTCAGCTTTCAGGGATATAAAGCGAAGCCTGTTGGATATACACTTACGGATCCCGGAATTGAACCAACAAAAGTTGATAATAATACAATCAATGTAAATCTACAACATAAATTTAATGAAAACTGGAAGTTAACTTCTCAACTGACGTATGTCAATGAATATACAATGGGAAGTGATCTTTGGCCAAGTATGTTTGAGGGTAATCATATGATCCGTCGTTTAAATTACTGGGAAGCAGATAATACAATGAAATTTGGTCAGATTTTCTTAAACGGACTTGTAAAAACAGGACCCGTTTCTCACAAAATCTTGGCAGGACTGGATTTGGGAAGCAAAAAATACATGGCAGACTGGTCTCAAGGATACAATTTAGATAAATATAATGCAAACGGAGATTATGATGCACTAACAAATCCTGTAGCAGACAAAAGATACTGGTATAATGTGGATACATTAAACTATGATATCAATGGTTCCGGAAATTATGGTGGTCCAAATGGTACATACAAAGCATTTGACGGGAAAAGTAAATCTTTAACAGAAAGAGCAGGTGCAGGAAGTACTATCAATCAAAACTACACAGGTTTATATTTACAGGATGAGTTAGGATTTTTAGATGACGCTTTAAGATTAACTCTTGCTGCCCGCTACACGAATGTGAAAGAAACGAATTACGGTACAAAATCAGAGGCCAACAGAATTACTCCTCGTATTGGGTTAAGTTATTCTATTGATCAAAATATGTCTGCTTACGCATTATATGATCAGTCTTTCGTCCCACAAGCAGGTTTATTTAGAGATGGAACAACAGCGACACCACTCACGGGAGACAATATTGAAGTGGGTCTCAAAAAAGACTGGTTGGGAGGAAAATGGAACACTACCCTTTCATTATACAATATCAATAAAAATAATGAAATCACGGGAGATCCGGATCTGACAAACAATCCAAACGGTAAATATTCCATTCTTCTTGGAAAAACAAGAGTACAAGGAGTTGAATTTGATCTTAAAGGAGAAATTGTAAAAGGATTTAATGCCATTTTTAATTATGCCTTTACAGAGAATAAATTTACAGAAACTACAGCAACCAGAAAAAAAGGAGACAGAGTCCCTGGTTATGCAAAACATACAGCTAACGGTTGGTTGAATTACACCTTTAGCAATAATGTTCTTGAAGGGTTCGGATTAAGCTTTGGAGGAACTTATATGGCAGACAGAAGCAGTTGGGATTGGGGAAGCACCAACACATTACAAATGGCTGACTATGTTAAATTTGATGCAGGAGCTTCCTGGGAAAATTCAAAGTTCAGAGTGAACTTTAATGTATTTAATGTCTTTAACAGATATCTGTACTCAGGATCACCATATGCTGGTTATTACTATTACCAGGCAGATGCTCCGAGAAATTTCAGATTATCAATCGGATATAAATTCTAA
- a CDS encoding TonB-dependent siderophore receptor → MKNVLICASMLGSLATYAQKKDTVNTKSIDEVVLINTYIKKDSEYSNKMPLKAIENPQVYSSIDKVILENQGLYTVDDALKNIPGLQQMWTSNGRAGDGGAYVSLRGFVSANSLRNGVLGAVTGTIDAINLEKIEVLKGPSGTLFGSLLSSYGGVINRVTKKPFETFGGNISLAGGSYDTYRAAVDVNTPLTKDKKLLFRLNSAYTNEGTFQTEGFRRNLAIAPSLSYKPTDRLSINLDMELFQMKNMTDQTFFFYSGSYLQKVNNIKDLNLDYKNSYLGKDLTNTGRSINFFGQVNYKISNSITSNTNFSTSSSYSNGFMPYLYFMGDSADSMYRSDQSTRDSRKKSLNFQQNFNGDFKIGNLRNRVVLGFDYLRVNNNQNFYDVNGFDKNSQGESIPVPLHQSGFDYTNFNGSALQAQYNAMAGKEAPYLISGIQENYAVYLSNVLNITDNLNVLMALRVDNFTNKPDITVADKKKLNQTFFSPKLGVVYELIKDKVSVFGNYQNSFKNLDYYINASGGTATPVPEQANQLEGGIKTNLFNGKLSSTFSYYNIKVKDVLRTAIGASNPRAQVQDGTIVSRGVELEINAYLLRGFTAIAGFSYNDSKYTEADASVLNRRPNTSGSPYLANLYASYQFLDGTLKGLGFGVGGNYASENKIYNAVDGVFSLPSYVVLNASAYYDAKKFRIGVKVDNFTNQHYWIGYTTANPQRLINAVGTLTYKF, encoded by the coding sequence ATGAAAAATGTACTAATCTGTGCTTCGATGCTGGGATCTCTGGCGACCTATGCTCAAAAAAAAGATACTGTAAACACAAAAAGCATTGATGAAGTAGTACTTATCAACACTTACATTAAGAAAGATAGTGAATATTCAAATAAAATGCCTTTAAAGGCTATTGAAAATCCACAAGTATATTCAAGTATTGATAAAGTCATTTTAGAAAACCAAGGACTTTACACCGTAGATGATGCCTTAAAGAACATCCCGGGATTACAGCAGATGTGGACCTCAAATGGAAGAGCCGGTGATGGAGGAGCCTACGTAAGCTTAAGAGGTTTTGTATCTGCCAATTCATTAAGAAATGGAGTTTTAGGAGCCGTAACAGGAACTATTGATGCCATTAATCTTGAAAAGATAGAAGTTCTAAAAGGACCATCAGGAACCTTGTTCGGCAGCTTACTTTCAAGCTACGGAGGGGTAATCAACAGAGTAACGAAAAAACCTTTTGAAACATTCGGAGGCAATATAAGCTTAGCAGGAGGAAGCTATGACACATACAGAGCCGCAGTAGACGTTAATACCCCACTTACAAAGGACAAAAAATTATTATTCCGTTTAAATTCTGCCTATACCAATGAGGGCACTTTTCAGACAGAAGGGTTTAGAAGAAATCTGGCCATTGCACCAAGTTTAAGCTACAAACCAACTGATCGTTTAAGTATCAATTTGGATATGGAATTATTCCAGATGAAGAATATGACAGACCAAACCTTTTTCTTCTATTCTGGTAGTTACCTGCAAAAAGTAAACAATATCAAAGATCTTAATCTTGATTATAAAAATTCATATTTAGGAAAAGATCTTACCAATACCGGACGAAGCATTAATTTCTTTGGTCAGGTTAATTATAAGATTTCAAACTCAATTACTTCAAATACCAATTTCAGTACATCTTCCAGTTATTCGAACGGGTTTATGCCTTATTTATATTTTATGGGAGATAGCGCAGACAGTATGTACAGAAGCGACCAATCTACGAGAGACAGTAGAAAAAAATCTCTTAATTTTCAACAAAACTTTAACGGGGATTTCAAAATTGGAAATCTGAGAAACAGAGTGGTTTTAGGTTTTGATTATTTAAGGGTAAATAATAATCAGAACTTCTATGATGTAAACGGATTTGATAAAAACTCACAAGGTGAATCTATTCCTGTTCCTCTACATCAGTCTGGTTTTGATTACACGAATTTCAATGGTTCTGCACTACAGGCACAATATAATGCCATGGCAGGAAAAGAAGCACCCTATTTAATATCAGGAATTCAGGAAAATTATGCTGTTTATCTTTCAAATGTCCTTAATATAACGGATAACCTTAATGTATTAATGGCGTTAAGAGTAGATAACTTCACTAATAAACCTGATATTACCGTAGCTGACAAGAAAAAGCTAAATCAAACATTCTTCTCTCCAAAACTGGGAGTTGTATATGAGTTAATAAAAGATAAGGTTTCTGTTTTTGGAAATTATCAAAACAGCTTTAAAAATCTTGATTATTATATAAATGCTTCCGGAGGGACAGCCACTCCAGTTCCTGAACAAGCGAACCAGCTGGAAGGGGGTATCAAAACCAATCTATTCAACGGAAAATTATCTTCTACATTCAGTTACTATAATATTAAAGTAAAAGATGTTTTAAGAACTGCAATAGGGGCATCCAACCCCCGTGCACAAGTTCAAGACGGAACCATTGTAAGCAGAGGGGTTGAACTGGAAATAAACGCTTATTTACTAAGAGGTTTCACAGCGATTGCAGGCTTTAGCTACAATGACTCAAAATATACGGAAGCTGATGCATCGGTATTAAATAGAAGGCCTAATACATCCGGATCACCTTATCTTGCCAACCTGTATGCAAGCTACCAATTTTTAGACGGAACACTGAAAGGACTAGGATTTGGAGTTGGCGGAAACTATGCCAGCGAAAATAAAATCTACAACGCTGTAGATGGAGTGTTCTCGCTGCCTTCTTATGTTGTTCTTAATGCCAGCGCTTACTATGATGCCAAGAAATTCAGAATTGGTGTTAAAGTGGACAACTTTACCAATCAACATTACTGGATCGGATATACCACAGCAAATCCACAAAGGTTAATTAATGCTGTAGGTACCCTTACTTATAAATTTTAA
- a CDS encoding DUF2795 domain-containing protein translates to MYWTLELASYLSDAPWPMTKAELIDYAIRTGAPMEVVENLQAIEDEGEIYESIEEVWSDYPTDEDFLWNEDEY, encoded by the coding sequence ATGTACTGGACATTAGAATTAGCTTCATATTTAAGTGACGCACCTTGGCCAATGACAAAAGCAGAGCTTATTGACTACGCGATCAGAACTGGTGCACCTATGGAAGTAGTAGAAAACCTTCAGGCTATCGAGGACGAAGGTGAAATTTATGAATCTATTGAGGAAGTTTGGAGTGACTACCCAACAGATGAAGACTTCCTTTGGAACGAGGACGAATATTAA
- the secA gene encoding preprotein translocase subunit SecA — protein MSFLNKVLKGFLGDKKAQDLKEVKKVVTKIKAVEPNIQQLSDDGLRQKTAEFKENIKSATSKITAQIEQIKEQIKNSTNVDEKEALFTKIESLKKESYEIEEKVLIQVLPEAFALIKETARRWAQNGEIRVTASDWDRELAAAGKDFVEIQGDQAVWKNSWDAAGTPVVWDMVHYDVQFIGGIILHSGKIAEMATGEGKTLVGTLPIYLNSLPERGVHVVTVNDYLAKRDSAWMGPLYQFHGMSIDCIDNHQPNSDGRRKAYNSDITYGTNNEFGFDYLRDNMVASPSELVQRDLNFAIVDEVDSVLVDDARTPLIISGPVPQGDRQEFDVLKPSIDRIVEVQKKTVSTIFNEAKKLIAAGNNKEGGFKLLQAYRGLPKNRQLIKFLSESGNRALLQKVEGQYMQDNNRDMPIVDKDLYFVIEEKNNQVDLTDKGVEYMSQGNSDSNFFVLPDIGTEIAEVEAKNLTKEEEFEAKERLFADFAEKSERVHTMSQLLKAYTLFEKDDEYVVIDGEVKIVDEQTGRIMEGRRYSDGLHQAIEAKENVKIEAATQTFATITLQNYFRMYNKLAGMTGTAETEAGELWEIYKLDVVVIPTNRPILRHDRQDLVFKTNREKYNAVIEEVEKLTAAGRPVLVGTTSVEISQLLSKALQLRKITHQVLNAKLHKKEAEIVAGAGQPGVVTIATNMAGRGTDIKLSKAVKDAGGLAIIGTERHDSRRVDRQLRGRAGRQGDPGSSQFYVSLEDNLMRLFGSERIAKMMDRMGHKEGEVIQHSMISKSIERAQKKVEENNFGTRKRLLEYDDVMNKQRDVIYKRRKNALFGDHLKYDITNMIFDVANSIVAKGKATGNYKDFEYEIIKTFTMESPVSESDFANKNIQDLTNILFKAAQEDYQMKLNLLKEKSFPIIENVYQNQGSMFKMIQVPFTDGHKTMTIVADLKEAYETQCESLVNDFEKNITLSIIDENWKLHLREMDDLRRSSQGAVYEQKDPLVIYKQESFHLFSEMIDKLNKEIISFLYKGEIPA, from the coding sequence ATGAGTTTTTTAAACAAAGTTCTTAAAGGGTTTTTGGGAGACAAAAAAGCGCAGGACCTAAAAGAAGTAAAAAAAGTTGTAACAAAAATCAAAGCTGTAGAACCCAACATCCAACAATTGTCGGATGATGGTCTGAGACAAAAAACGGCTGAGTTTAAAGAGAATATAAAATCTGCAACCAGCAAAATCACAGCTCAAATAGAACAGATTAAAGAGCAGATAAAAAATTCAACCAACGTTGACGAAAAGGAAGCTCTTTTCACAAAAATTGAGTCTCTAAAGAAAGAATCATACGAAATTGAAGAGAAAGTTCTCATTCAGGTTCTTCCCGAAGCCTTTGCATTGATCAAAGAAACGGCAAGAAGATGGGCTCAGAACGGGGAAATTCGTGTAACAGCAAGTGACTGGGATAGAGAACTGGCTGCTGCAGGAAAGGATTTTGTTGAAATTCAGGGAGACCAAGCTGTTTGGAAAAACTCATGGGACGCTGCCGGAACTCCAGTAGTTTGGGATATGGTCCATTATGATGTTCAGTTTATCGGAGGTATCATCCTTCACAGCGGTAAAATTGCCGAAATGGCAACCGGTGAAGGTAAAACTTTGGTAGGAACATTACCTATTTACTTAAATTCACTTCCGGAAAGAGGAGTTCACGTAGTAACCGTGAATGACTACCTTGCGAAAAGAGACTCCGCATGGATGGGACCTCTTTATCAGTTCCATGGAATGTCTATCGACTGTATCGATAACCACCAGCCGAACTCAGATGGAAGAAGAAAAGCATACAACTCAGATATTACTTACGGAACAAACAACGAATTCGGTTTCGATTATCTGAGAGATAACATGGTAGCTTCACCTTCAGAATTGGTACAAAGAGATTTGAACTTTGCGATCGTAGATGAGGTGGATTCAGTATTGGTGGATGACGCCAGAACACCGCTAATTATTTCAGGTCCGGTTCCACAGGGAGACAGACAGGAATTTGATGTTCTAAAGCCTTCTATCGACAGAATCGTGGAAGTTCAGAAAAAAACTGTTTCTACGATCTTTAATGAAGCTAAAAAATTAATCGCTGCCGGAAATAATAAAGAAGGTGGTTTCAAATTACTTCAGGCTTACAGAGGTCTTCCTAAAAACAGACAATTAATCAAATTCTTATCGGAAAGCGGAAACAGAGCATTACTTCAGAAGGTTGAAGGACAATATATGCAGGACAACAACCGTGATATGCCGATTGTAGATAAAGATCTTTACTTCGTTATTGAGGAAAAAAACAATCAGGTAGACCTTACAGACAAGGGTGTTGAATACATGTCTCAAGGAAACTCTGATTCCAACTTCTTCGTTCTTCCGGATATCGGGACAGAAATTGCTGAAGTAGAGGCTAAAAATTTAACTAAAGAAGAAGAGTTCGAGGCTAAAGAAAGACTTTTCGCTGATTTTGCTGAAAAATCTGAGCGTGTACACACGATGAGCCAGCTATTGAAAGCTTATACTTTATTTGAAAAAGATGATGAGTATGTAGTAATCGATGGAGAGGTAAAAATCGTTGACGAGCAGACGGGTCGTATCATGGAGGGACGTCGTTATTCAGACGGTCTTCACCAGGCGATTGAAGCAAAAGAGAATGTGAAAATTGAGGCAGCTACTCAAACTTTTGCAACGATTACGCTTCAGAACTATTTCCGTATGTACAACAAACTTGCGGGGATGACGGGTACTGCAGAAACAGAAGCAGGCGAGCTTTGGGAGATCTACAAATTAGATGTTGTGGTAATTCCTACTAACCGTCCTATCTTAAGACATGACAGACAAGATTTAGTTTTCAAAACTAATAGAGAAAAATATAACGCTGTAATTGAGGAGGTTGAAAAACTAACGGCAGCCGGAAGACCTGTACTTGTAGGAACAACTTCAGTTGAAATTTCTCAGTTGCTTTCAAAAGCACTTCAGCTAAGAAAGATTACGCACCAGGTATTGAATGCGAAGCTTCACAAGAAAGAAGCAGAGATTGTTGCCGGAGCGGGACAGCCGGGAGTGGTAACAATTGCAACCAACATGGCAGGTCGTGGTACCGACATCAAGCTTTCAAAAGCGGTAAAAGATGCAGGAGGTTTAGCGATTATCGGTACTGAAAGACACGATTCAAGACGTGTTGACAGACAGTTAAGAGGTAGAGCAGGACGTCAGGGAGATCCGGGAAGTTCTCAGTTCTACGTATCTCTTGAAGATAACTTAATGCGTTTATTTGGTTCTGAAAGAATTGCTAAGATGATGGACAGAATGGGTCACAAAGAAGGTGAAGTTATTCAGCATTCTATGATCAGCAAGTCTATCGAAAGAGCTCAGAAAAAAGTGGAAGAGAATAACTTCGGAACGAGAAAGAGACTTCTTGAGTATGATGACGTAATGAACAAACAACGTGACGTAATCTACAAGAGAAGAAAGAATGCTCTATTCGGAGATCACTTGAAATATGATATCACCAATATGATTTTCGATGTGGCCAATTCTATCGTTGCGAAAGGAAAAGCTACCGGAAATTATAAAGACTTTGAATACGAAATTATCAAAACGTTCACGATGGAATCTCCGGTTTCTGAAAGTGATTTTGCTAATAAAAATATTCAGGATCTGACGAATATCTTATTCAAAGCCGCTCAGGAAGATTATCAGATGAAACTGAATCTATTGAAAGAAAAATCATTCCCAATCATTGAGAATGTATATCAAAATCAGGGTTCAATGTTCAAAATGATCCAGGTTCCTTTCACAGACGGGCACAAAACAATGACAATCGTTGCTGATCTTAAAGAAGCTTACGAAACTCAGTGTGAAAGCTTAGTGAATGACTTTGAGAAGAATATTACATTATCAATCATTGATGAAAACTGGAAGCTTCACCTTCGTGAAATGGATGATTTAAGAAGATCATCTCAGGGTGCAGTTTACGAGCAGAAAGATCCACTTGTGATTTACAAACAGGAATCTTTCCACTTATTCAGTGAAATGATCGACAAATTGAACAAAGAAATTATTTCTTTCTTATACAAAGGTGAAATTCCTGCTTAA
- a CDS encoding PepSY-associated TM helix domain-containing protein, translated as MKKKHQHKKKVSFTKKWSAKLHLWFGLSVGIIVFIVSLTGTLYVFREEVQNILRKEAIYIKHEDLAKKALPLNILREKVSLELNEKYPLSSVEIPLDKSKSYRFLYYEKNKKGWNYFQEVLINKQAYVNQYTGEILAVYNEKYDFFNILKYIHWGLLLNSDWGKYVVGIPTVLFIIMLITGIILWWPKNKNARKGRLWFSWENVKTWKRKNYDLHNILGFYASFIALLLSVTGIYFAYPYIKNTFNLALSGSMDLPKEKEIKSPDSLMVKNDAVFDLAAAQTQKLYAGSSSLRISLNGKNKKGKELKNLPVTVYGQDGRFSERNLLTFDKYSGKLLANKPHQKLSNAEKYANANYDIHTGSYFGLIGKIIWFAAGLICTSLPVTGFLVWWGKRKKQGKKI; from the coding sequence ATGAAAAAGAAACATCAACATAAGAAGAAAGTTTCCTTTACGAAGAAATGGTCTGCCAAACTGCATTTGTGGTTTGGCTTGTCCGTTGGTATCATTGTCTTCATTGTTTCTCTTACGGGAACCTTGTATGTTTTCAGAGAGGAAGTTCAAAATATCCTTCGTAAGGAAGCCATCTATATAAAACACGAAGATCTTGCTAAAAAAGCATTACCCCTCAATATTCTTCGCGAGAAAGTAAGTCTGGAACTCAATGAAAAATATCCATTGAGCTCTGTTGAGATTCCTTTAGACAAAAGCAAATCCTATCGTTTTTTATATTACGAAAAGAATAAAAAAGGCTGGAACTATTTCCAGGAAGTTCTCATCAACAAACAGGCATATGTCAACCAGTATACAGGAGAAATTCTTGCCGTTTACAATGAGAAATATGATTTCTTCAATATTTTAAAATACATCCATTGGGGGCTTCTTCTCAACTCTGACTGGGGAAAATATGTCGTAGGAATTCCTACTGTCCTTTTTATCATCATGCTGATTACCGGAATTATTTTGTGGTGGCCTAAAAATAAAAATGCCAGAAAAGGACGTCTCTGGTTTAGCTGGGAAAACGTGAAAACCTGGAAGCGGAAAAACTATGACCTTCATAATATTCTCGGATTTTATGCTTCGTTCATTGCTTTATTATTGAGTGTTACAGGAATTTATTTTGCTTATCCCTATATAAAAAACACATTCAATCTTGCATTGTCGGGATCTATGGATCTTCCGAAGGAAAAAGAAATCAAATCCCCGGATTCTCTGATGGTAAAAAATGATGCTGTTTTTGATCTTGCTGCAGCACAAACTCAAAAATTATACGCAGGATCATCCAGTTTGAGGATTTCTTTAAACGGAAAGAATAAAAAAGGAAAAGAATTGAAAAACCTGCCCGTTACTGTATACGGACAAGACGGAAGGTTTAGCGAAAGAAACCTGTTGACTTTTGACAAATACTCAGGAAAACTTCTGGCCAATAAACCTCATCAAAAGTTAAGCAATGCTGAAAAATATGCCAATGCCAACTATGACATCCATACCGGATCCTACTTCGGATTGATTGGAAAGATCATTTGGTTTGCAGCGGGCCTCATTTGCACCTCTCTTCCGGTGACCGGATTTCTGGTTTGGTGGGGAAAAAGAAAAAAACAAGGAAAGAAAATATAA
- a CDS encoding GDP-mannose 4,6-dehydratase, with translation MIYLITGGSGFIGSHLVEQLLRNGHSVINVDNFDNFYPYQIKIKNTLESIDKIPNFEFSDKESDIRHLISLTKSDQYSLYYQDIRDKKGLENIFKNHKIDMVIHLAALAGVRPSIERPLEYEEVNVRGTMNLWELCKDFNIKKFICASSSSVYGNNEKIPFAETDNVDNPISPYAATKKCGEILGHVYHQLYHIDMIQLRFFTVYGPRQRPDLAIHKFTKLISEGQEIPFYGDGNTARDYTYIDDITDGILKSILYLEKNDGVYEILNLGENQVITLSEMVATIEGALKITATKKNLPMQPGDVTKTNADITKAKVLIGYQPDTDFQNGIKKFVEWFLRKRH, from the coding sequence ATGATTTATCTTATAACAGGCGGTAGCGGTTTCATTGGTTCCCATTTAGTTGAACAATTATTAAGAAATGGACATTCTGTCATAAACGTTGACAATTTTGATAATTTCTATCCATATCAGATAAAAATTAAAAATACTTTAGAGTCTATTGACAAAATTCCGAATTTTGAGTTCTCTGACAAAGAGTCTGATATCCGCCACTTAATTTCCCTCACTAAATCTGATCAATACTCCCTTTATTATCAGGATATCCGGGATAAAAAAGGACTTGAAAACATTTTCAAAAACCATAAGATTGATATGGTGATTCACCTGGCTGCGTTAGCCGGTGTTCGCCCTTCCATTGAAAGACCTTTGGAATACGAGGAGGTAAATGTCCGCGGAACCATGAACCTTTGGGAATTGTGTAAAGACTTTAATATTAAGAAATTCATTTGCGCTTCTTCGTCAAGTGTTTATGGAAACAATGAAAAAATTCCTTTTGCAGAAACCGATAATGTAGACAATCCTATTTCACCGTATGCTGCTACCAAAAAATGTGGCGAAATTTTAGGACATGTTTATCACCAGCTTTATCACATAGATATGATTCAGCTAAGGTTCTTCACCGTATATGGGCCAAGACAGCGCCCCGATCTTGCCATACATAAGTTTACCAAGCTGATTTCAGAAGGACAGGAAATTCCTTTCTATGGCGATGGAAATACAGCCAGAGATTATACTTATATTGATGATATTACGGATGGAATCCTGAAATCTATTCTTTATCTTGAAAAAAATGACGGAGTGTATGAAATTCTGAATTTAGGAGAAAACCAGGTTATTACTTTATCGGAGATGGTGGCCACCATAGAAGGAGCTTTAAAAATAACTGCCACGAAAAAAAATCTGCCAATGCAACCCGGAGATGTCACAAAAACCAATGCAGATATTACAAAAGCAAAGGTTTTAATAGGCTACCAACCGGACACAGACTTCCAAAATGGCATAAAAAAATTTGTGGAATGGTTTTTGAGAAAACGACATTAA